The following nucleotide sequence is from Rhizobium etli CFN 42.
GACCTTGAAACTTTCGTCGCGATCGCGCGTGCGGGGGGGTTCCGAAAGGCCGCCGCGCTTCGCGGCGTTTCCGGGTCTGCCCTCAGCCACTCGATCAGGGGTTTGGAGGCCCGTCTGGGCGTCCGTCTGTTTCATCGGACAAGCAGGAGCATCAGTCTCACCGCCGCCGGCGAAGTGCTGCTTGCCGAACTGGAGCCCCGTTTCCTCGGCATTCAAGCTGCGATGGATCTCCTAGACAGTTTCAGGAGCGGGCCTACGGGCAGAGTGAGAGTGACCACCCTGCGTGACGCCGCCGAGCTGCTGATCGCTCCTCGACTGCACAGTTTTCGCAAGAGCTACCCAGATGTCGAGGTCGAAGTCAGCGTCGAGGATCGCTTCATCGATATGGTCGCCGAAGGTTTTGACGCGGGCATCCGTTATGGGGGAACGGTTCCCGAGGGGATGATCGCGTCGCGTCTGACATCCGAACTCGAATGGATCGTAGTCGGTTCTCCGGCCTATCTCAACGAACGAGGGCGGCCCGCGCGGCCGGAAGATCTCTTGACGCACGAGTGCATCCGGATCCGAACCGGTACGGATCACCTCTGCAAATGGGAACTTGGCGACGGCGATCGCATGGTTTCTCTCGACGTTCCGGGACTTCTCACGCTCGGAGATTCGGAACTATCTATCCGCATGGCGGAGGAGGGAGGCGGTCTCTTTTATTGCCTGCAGGCCCGGGTCGAGGACAAACTTGCGGCCGGTTCACTCGAAGTCGTGCTGCCGGACTGGACCTCTACCGGGCCGGGTTTTCATGCATACTACGTTTCGCATCGACAGGTGCCGTCCGCTCTCCGGACGTTTCTCGACTACCTTAAGGCGCCGGTTGCGGGCGATTGAAGTGACGGCCAGACGAGACAGCTTCACCAGGCAGGAGAATCGCATATGGATGGTAAGGAGTTGTTTTGCTGAGGCAAATCGACTCAAGAACTCTCCGATAATTTGGAGGTACGGATGAATCGATTTGCCACCTGTTTTAAAGATCTGCCCGACCCTCGGGGCGCAACACACGTCATCCGCTGATGTCGATCCTGTTCATTGCCATTGCCGCGATCGTTTGCGGCGCCGAAAGCTGCGCCGACATGGCCGATTCGGCGTTTCCAAAAAGAAGTGGCTCAAGACGATCGTGCCGCTGCCCTATGGCATCGCCGGCCATGGCACCTTCTCCACCGTTTTCCGCTGCCTCAATCAGGTTGCCTTCGAAGCCGCTTTACCGAAGCCTTTGCAAAGGGCATGGAAGGCGTGGTGGCGGTCGACGGCAAGGCGGTACGAGGCGACGCCGCTGCCCCTCGTCAAGGTCTGGGCTGCCGGTTGCGGCCTGGTCATCGGCCAACAGACCGCGCCGGGCCGCAACGAGGTCCAAGGGGCGCTCGATGCGCTTGCGCTTTTGTCGCTGGAAGGTGCCATCGTCACCGCCGATGCCCTGCATTGCCGCGCCGATACCGCTCATGCCATCCTTTCCGCCGGCGGCGACTATGCCCTGGCGTTGAAGGCCAATCAGCCCGGCCTCCTGGCACAGACGATTGCTCGTCTGGACGACGTCGAGCCACTCGGCGTCCAGACCGCCGCCGAGAATGACCATGACCGCTGCGAAAGACGCCGTGCCTGCATCGTCGCCGTCAATGACATCGACTTCCCCGGCCTGCAGGCCATCGGCTCCGTCGAGGCCACAAGCCGTCATGCCGATGGCCGTCTGACCAGCCATGTCCGCTACTTCCTGCTCTCCACCGTCATGTCGGCTGCCGCCCTGATCGAGGTAACCAGAACTCATTGGCAGATCGAAAACAAACTGCACTGGGTGCTCGACGTCCAGTTCCGCGAGGATGCCGCCAGAAACCGTAAGGATCACGGACCGGCAAACATTGCTCTGTTACGAAAGATTGCCCTCAACCTCATCCGGGCCCATCCAGATAAGGCCTCCATTCGTCGAAAGATCAAGAAGGCAGGGTGGGACGATCAGTTCCTCATCTCTATCATCGCTCATATGCGATAGCCCTGCTTCACCAGGGGAATTTGAGTGCCGGCAGAAAGCGGTCGCTCGCAGCCAGAAAAATAATTGGCAGCAAGATCGCCTGGCATCCTTTAACATGCCGAAAGCGGAAAAAAATACGTGACAGCCTCCGATCCCTCTCTGAGCCGAGGCCATCCATGATGGTAGAGAATCCGCAAGTCTTCGGCTGTCTGACACGACCAGCCGGTACGAATGCGGTACTGCCACGGCTCTCCTCCAGGCGCCCGTTTTTGATCTCTCGATATCTAAATTTGTGCAGACGAGCAGGCAAAGCTATAACGGCAGGATCAACGAATACTGGTAGCTCTCAGACAATCTGGATCGATATCAACCGGGAATGCCTGCATATGTAGGGAGGATTCAAGCACGGCGTGAGGGCGATGCAGACGGACGAGGCGGAGACGTCACGGAAACCCGAGAGCACCTGCATCACCTCGCTCGAGGTTTCCAGGCGGCCTTGTAGGAGACCCGCGGCGTAGTGCCCCGAAAACCCCACCGCGCAAATGCTGATTATGAAAGACAGTACGAAAATGATTACTCTGTAGCCGGAAACGGGACAACAGCCTGTCCATTGTGGTCGATCCTTGTCCATAGGCGGTGAAGAAACTTCATCAATCGGGATCCGCCTCCGAGGGAAGCATCGAATCATCAATGACGACACGAAAGCTGCGCGACCGAGGTTGTCTGTCAACAGATTGTCTGATAAAACTTGCTAAGGTTCGAACTGTCTCACAAACTTGCGGAGGAATAACTCCGTAACAGAACCGGCGCTGCCGCAGCCGGCACAACTTTCACTGCTGAAATCGATTGCCGCGATGTTCCTTGTTTTCAATGGAAAGCGGTGACCGCATCTCGGCTATGTGAAGGCTTCGAACATGTCGTCGTCCTCGCGACGGCGGGACGCGACGCCTTGATGAACAAACGGGCGTCCTTTTTATGGATGGACGGCTCCATGGCGCCGAGATCACCAGCTTCCCCGATATGCATCTTGAGATGTTGATCTGGGACAGGTAAGTATTGAGATTCAAGAAGCAGAGAAGATGATTGATAAGAAAGCATTGCTCGATAATATGACCTTGGCGGAGCAGGTCTCGCTACTTTCCGGCGATACGTTCTGGTCTTTACCGCCCATCGACCGCCTAGGGATAGGGAGATTGCGCTTGACCGACGGCCCCAACGGCGCCCGCGGGGCGGGGTCTTTTGTCGGAGGTGTGACTGCAGCGGCTTTCCCGGTGGGCATCGCCATCGGAGCGAGTTGGA
It contains:
- a CDS encoding LysR family transcriptional regulator, translated to MVSTRADLADLETFVAIARAGGFRKAAALRGVSGSALSHSIRGLEARLGVRLFHRTSRSISLTAAGEVLLAELEPRFLGIQAAMDLLDSFRSGPTGRVRVTTLRDAAELLIAPRLHSFRKSYPDVEVEVSVEDRFIDMVAEGFDAGIRYGGTVPEGMIASRLTSELEWIVVGSPAYLNERGRPARPEDLLTHECIRIRTGTDHLCKWELGDGDRMVSLDVPGLLTLGDSELSIRMAEEGGGLFYCLQARVEDKLAAGSLEVVLPDWTSTGPGFHAYYVSHRQVPSALRTFLDYLKAPVAGD
- a CDS encoding ISAs1 family transposase, encoding MPLPYGIAGHGTFSTVFRCLNQVAFEAALPKPLQRAWKAWWRSTARRYEATPLPLVKVWAAGCGLVIGQQTAPGRNEVQGALDALALLSLEGAIVTADALHCRADTAHAILSAGGDYALALKANQPGLLAQTIARLDDVEPLGVQTAAENDHDRCERRRACIVAVNDIDFPGLQAIGSVEATSRHADGRLTSHVRYFLLSTVMSAAALIEVTRTHWQIENKLHWVLDVQFREDAARNRKDHGPANIALLRKIALNLIRAHPDKASIRRKIKKAGWDDQFLISIIAHMR